A genome region from Syntrophaceae bacterium includes the following:
- a CDS encoding DUF4416 family protein yields the protein MSTPREPDPVKLFVSVIAADRDRLAEVVRALAATSGDPDFVSEVLPFEYTDYYTTEMGAGLIRRFVTFERLIRPEELPAVKLCTNALEERFAEGGARRVNIDPGYLARQHLILATGKGYSHRPYIGRGIYADLTLEYRKETFRPLEWTYPDYRAERTIAMLNALRRRYVIQLKEAKG from the coding sequence ATGAGCACGCCGAGAGAGCCCGACCCGGTGAAATTGTTCGTCAGCGTCATCGCCGCCGACCGGGACCGGTTGGCGGAGGTGGTCAGGGCGCTCGCGGCGACGTCCGGGGATCCGGACTTCGTGAGCGAGGTCCTTCCCTTCGAGTACACGGACTATTACACCACGGAGATGGGCGCGGGGCTCATCCGGCGGTTTGTGACCTTCGAACGGCTGATCCGCCCCGAAGAGCTGCCCGCCGTCAAGCTCTGCACGAATGCCCTCGAGGAGAGGTTTGCGGAGGGCGGGGCCCGGAGGGTCAACATCGACCCCGGTTACCTGGCCAGGCAGCACCTCATCCTGGCCACCGGGAAAGGCTACTCCCACCGGCCCTACATAGGCCGGGGCATCTATGCGGACCTGACACTCGAGTACCGGAAGGAGACCTTCCGGCCGCTGGAATGGACGTACCCGGACTACCGTGCGGAGCGGACGATCGCGATGCTCAACGCGCTGCGTCGAAGGTATGTGATTCAATTAAAGGAGGCAAAAGGCTAA
- a CDS encoding YicC family protein, with the protein MLSMTGYGRAEALIEGRKWIIEIKSLNHRYIEIITRLPNALSSLEVDIKKRVGERIFRGRIEVSVQADAEAGGDSGVQYSLNAPLLRNYHSLLLKIKEELGLQDTIELKTLVRFKEIFVPSETRFDPAAAWGTLQKTLDEALDALIRMRRAEGETLQKDFLARLGTLRRHMESAKARAPRTVLEYKQRLQERIRELTEGLEMDPARLSQEVALLAEKSDITEEIVRFESHVGQMEKLLRSGEAIGRKLDFLLQEMGREVNTLGSKSNDIAIAQDVIELKSELAKMREQALNVE; encoded by the coding sequence ATGCTCAGCATGACCGGTTACGGCAGGGCGGAGGCGCTCATCGAAGGGCGCAAGTGGATCATCGAGATCAAGTCGCTCAACCACCGCTACATCGAGATCATCACCCGCCTGCCCAACGCGCTGTCCTCCCTGGAGGTGGACATCAAGAAACGGGTCGGCGAACGGATTTTCCGGGGCCGCATCGAGGTGAGCGTTCAGGCCGACGCGGAAGCCGGCGGCGACAGCGGCGTCCAGTACAGCCTGAACGCGCCGCTGCTCCGGAACTACCACTCGCTTCTCCTCAAGATCAAGGAAGAGCTGGGACTCCAGGACACGATCGAGCTGAAGACCCTGGTGCGGTTCAAGGAGATCTTCGTGCCCTCGGAGACGCGCTTCGACCCGGCGGCGGCCTGGGGGACACTCCAGAAAACCCTGGATGAGGCCCTCGATGCCCTCATCCGGATGCGCCGGGCGGAGGGCGAGACCCTCCAGAAGGATTTCCTGGCGAGGCTCGGCACCCTGCGGCGCCACATGGAGTCGGCCAAGGCCCGGGCGCCCCGGACCGTCCTGGAGTACAAGCAGCGCCTCCAGGAGAGGATCCGGGAGCTGACGGAGGGGCTCGAGATGGACCCCGCGCGCTTGAGCCAGGAAGTGGCCCTGCTGGCGGAGAAGAGCGACATCACCGAGGAGATCGTGCGCTTCGAGAGCCACGTCGGCCAGATGGAGAAGCTCCTCCGGAGCGGTGAGGCGATCGGGCGGAAGCTTGACTTCCTGCTCCAGGAGATGGGCCGCGAGGTGAACACGCTGGGCTCAAAGAGCAACGACATCGCGATCGCGCAGGACGTCATCGAACTCAAGAGCGAACTGGCCAAGATGCGGGAGCAGGCCCTGAATGTCGAGTGA
- the gmk gene encoding guanylate kinase, whose translation MSSEQAPTEGIFIAVTGPSGSGKTSVCKALLAMFPRLRFSVSLTTRPPRPSEVDGEDYHFVSEAEFRERIRRGDLIEWAENYGQLYGTSRKAMEEALKGHDLLLDVDTRGARALKRAWPGGIFVFIVPPSIEELERRLRARGSETEETIRRRFDNAIREIREIVWYDYIIVNDELDAAIDRLRAVYLAATCRRERMMEKIKPFFDRSGGV comes from the coding sequence ATGTCGAGTGAGCAGGCGCCCACGGAAGGGATCTTCATTGCGGTGACGGGCCCCTCGGGGTCGGGCAAGACCTCCGTCTGCAAGGCGCTGCTCGCGATGTTCCCCCGGCTCCGTTTCTCCGTGTCCCTGACGACCCGGCCGCCCCGGCCTTCGGAGGTGGACGGCGAGGATTACCATTTCGTCTCCGAGGCCGAGTTCCGCGAGCGGATCCGGCGCGGCGACCTGATCGAGTGGGCCGAGAATTACGGTCAGCTCTACGGGACCTCGCGCAAGGCCATGGAGGAAGCCCTGAAGGGGCACGACCTGCTGCTGGACGTGGACACCCGCGGGGCCCGGGCGCTGAAGAGGGCATGGCCGGGCGGCATTTTCGTCTTCATCGTTCCGCCCTCGATCGAGGAGCTCGAGCGGCGCCTCAGGGCCCGGGGCTCGGAGACCGAGGAGACGATCCGGCGGCGGTTCGACAACGCGATCCGTGAGATTCGAGAGATCGTGTGGTATGATTATATTATCGTGAACGATGAGCTGGATGCGGCCATCGACCGCCTGCGGGCCGTTTACCTCGCGGCGACGTGCAGGCGCGAACGCATGATGGAAAAGATAAAACCGTTCTTCGATCGATCCGGAGGTGTGTGA
- a CDS encoding DNA-directed RNA polymerase subunit omega, whose translation MARVTVEDALKNARNRFALVILAGQRTRQLLKGAKPLVEDRDNKPVVTALREIAAGKVRYAHPELLDKVEEQARQIGDDMGFIGDEDDSE comes from the coding sequence ATGGCCAGAGTAACCGTTGAGGATGCACTGAAAAACGCGAGAAACCGCTTTGCCCTCGTGATCCTTGCGGGCCAGCGGACCCGCCAGCTGCTCAAGGGGGCGAAGCCCCTGGTGGAAGACCGGGACAACAAGCCCGTGGTCACGGCGCTTCGCGAGATCGCGGCGGGCAAGGTGCGATACGCCCATCCGGAGCTGCTCGACAAGGTCGAGGAGCAGGCACGGCAGATCGGCGACGACATGGGGTTCATCGGGGACGAGGATGACTCCGAGTAG
- the pyrF gene encoding orotidine-5'-phosphate decarboxylase, with protein MTPSSDARSRLIFALDMGDGIDEILQWVERLRGHVGVYKIGKEAFTHFGPEIVRRIQGLGGRVFLDLKFHDIPNTVAKAAEGAVRLGVAMFNLHALGGREMMEKTVQAAQKAARETGAPMPLVLAVTVLTSLNDRDLSELGFRQSTQALAAHLAAAACRAGMGGVVASPQDILSIREACGPDFAIVTPGIRLAGDEVERDDQKRVDTPREAIRNGADYIVVGRPIRLAKDPAGAADRIVEEIALGLADRK; from the coding sequence ATGACTCCGAGTAGCGATGCGCGATCGCGCCTGATCTTCGCCCTCGACATGGGGGACGGCATTGACGAGATCCTGCAGTGGGTCGAGCGCCTGCGCGGCCACGTTGGGGTCTACAAGATCGGCAAGGAGGCCTTCACGCACTTCGGCCCCGAGATCGTGCGGCGCATCCAGGGCCTCGGGGGCCGGGTCTTTCTCGATCTCAAGTTCCATGACATCCCCAACACGGTCGCCAAGGCCGCCGAGGGAGCCGTCAGGCTCGGGGTGGCCATGTTCAACCTCCACGCCCTCGGCGGCAGGGAGATGATGGAGAAGACCGTCCAGGCGGCGCAGAAGGCGGCCCGGGAGACGGGCGCCCCGATGCCGCTGGTCCTGGCGGTCACGGTACTCACCAGCCTCAACGACCGCGACCTCTCCGAGCTGGGATTCCGGCAGTCCACCCAGGCGCTGGCGGCCCACCTGGCCGCGGCGGCCTGCCGGGCCGGCATGGGGGGAGTCGTGGCTTCCCCCCAGGACATCCTTTCCATCCGCGAGGCCTGCGGGCCGGACTTCGCGATCGTGACGCCCGGGATACGCCTGGCCGGGGACGAGGTGGAGAGGGACGATCAAAAGCGGGTCGACACCCCCCGCGAGGCGATCCGCAACGGCGCCGACTACATCGTCGTGGGACGGCCCATCCGCCTGGCCAAGGACCCCGCCGGGGCGGCCGACCGGATCGTCGAGGAGATCGCCCTGGGGCTTGCCGATCGGAAATAA
- the rlmB gene encoding 23S rRNA (guanosine(2251)-2'-O)-methyltransferase RlmB, whose product MQVIYGIHPVLETLQSKAGDIRKIVVAEGRRGGDVKRILELAAARGIAVEFRRRDDIERQAGTDAHQGVLCLCGEFVYATLDDIVANRHPAFHGSLVLLLDGIEDPRNLGSLIRSAHCFGANGVVIPRDRAAGITPAVLKASAGAAGHLPVARVVNLTQAIEFLKERGFWIYGADAAADTDLVSARFEGDIGLVMGSEGRGIRPLVRKHCDILLSIPLFGKVDSLNVSVAAGILLHEIRRQSGPR is encoded by the coding sequence ATGCAAGTCATCTACGGCATCCACCCCGTCCTGGAGACCCTTCAAAGCAAGGCCGGCGACATCCGCAAGATCGTCGTCGCCGAGGGCCGCCGCGGCGGGGACGTGAAGAGAATCCTCGAGCTTGCCGCGGCCCGGGGGATCGCGGTCGAATTCCGGCGCCGGGACGATATCGAGCGCCAGGCAGGCACCGACGCCCACCAGGGCGTGCTGTGCCTGTGCGGGGAGTTTGTCTATGCGACCCTCGACGACATCGTCGCCAACCGCCACCCGGCCTTCCATGGCAGCCTTGTCCTGCTGCTCGACGGCATCGAGGACCCCCGGAACCTTGGCTCCCTTATCCGGTCGGCCCACTGTTTCGGCGCAAACGGCGTGGTGATCCCGCGGGACCGGGCCGCCGGCATTACCCCCGCCGTCCTCAAGGCCTCGGCCGGCGCTGCCGGCCACCTGCCGGTTGCCCGGGTCGTCAACCTCACCCAGGCCATCGAATTCCTCAAGGAAAGGGGGTTTTGGATCTACGGGGCCGATGCCGCCGCGGACACCGACCTCGTCTCGGCGCGCTTCGAGGGAGATATCGGCCTCGTGATGGGAAGCGAGGGCAGGGGCATCAGGCCGCTGGTTCGCAAGCACTGCGACATCCTTCTTTCCATCCCTCTCTTCGGCAAGGTCGATTCCCTGAACGTCTCCGTCGCCGCCGGGATCCTCCTGCACGAGATCCGCCGCCAGTCCGGTCCCCGTTGA
- a CDS encoding type II secretion system F family protein, producing the protein MAVYVWVAQGRGGEMKKGETEALNEAAVRTQLRRQGLKPTKVKEKPKDLLEMIPFRGSVKAKDVVIFSRQFSTMISAGLPLIQCLDILASQEQNKAFARIIRNIKEDIEGGSTLTDALKKYPKVFDDLFINMIAAGEAGGILDTILNRLATYLEKAMKLKRKVKGAMTYPAVVLFVSVAVITLLLVKVVPVFQGIFSGMGRELPFLTQFLIDLSNFITSNALYIVGAIVVAIAALVKFYQTDRGRGLFDRMILKPPVIGPLMRKVAIAKFTRTLSTMISSGVPILDGLEIVSRTAGNKIVEKALMETRKNISEGKTIAEPLAATSVFPPMVVQMIAVGEATGSLDSMLSKIADFYDDEVETAVNAMTSMLEPMLMVFLGGVVGGMIVAMYLPIFQIGSIVG; encoded by the coding sequence ATGGCAGTCTATGTCTGGGTAGCCCAGGGGCGGGGAGGCGAGATGAAAAAAGGCGAGACGGAGGCCCTCAACGAGGCGGCCGTCCGCACGCAGCTCCGGCGGCAGGGCCTCAAGCCCACGAAAGTGAAGGAGAAGCCCAAGGACCTCCTGGAGATGATCCCGTTCCGGGGGAGCGTCAAGGCCAAGGATGTCGTCATCTTCTCGCGCCAGTTCTCCACGATGATCAGCGCGGGACTGCCGCTCATCCAGTGCCTCGACATCCTGGCGAGCCAGGAGCAGAACAAGGCCTTTGCCCGGATCATCCGCAACATCAAGGAGGATATCGAGGGCGGCTCCACCCTCACCGACGCCCTGAAGAAGTACCCCAAGGTCTTCGACGATCTGTTCATCAACATGATCGCCGCGGGCGAGGCCGGCGGTATCCTGGACACGATCCTGAACCGCCTGGCCACCTACCTGGAAAAGGCCATGAAGCTCAAGCGGAAGGTCAAGGGCGCCATGACCTATCCCGCCGTCGTCCTGTTCGTTTCGGTCGCCGTCATCACCCTGCTGCTCGTCAAGGTCGTGCCCGTCTTCCAGGGCATCTTCTCGGGCATGGGCCGGGAGCTGCCGTTCCTGACGCAATTTCTCATCGACCTGAGCAACTTCATCACGAGCAATGCCCTCTACATCGTCGGCGCGATCGTTGTGGCGATCGCGGCCCTCGTCAAATTCTACCAGACCGACCGCGGGCGCGGCCTGTTCGACCGCATGATCCTCAAGCCCCCCGTGATCGGGCCCCTGATGCGGAAGGTCGCCATCGCGAAGTTCACGCGCACCCTCTCCACCATGATCTCCAGCGGCGTGCCCATCCTCGACGGGCTCGAGATCGTGAGCCGGACGGCCGGCAACAAGATCGTCGAGAAGGCCCTCATGGAGACCCGGAAGAACATCAGCGAGGGAAAGACGATCGCCGAGCCCCTGGCGGCCACGTCCGTCTTCCCGCCCATGGTGGTGCAGATGATCGCCGTCGGCGAGGCGACGGGGTCGCTCGACTCCATGCTGAGCAAGATCGCCGACTTCTACGACGACGAGGTGGAGACGGCCGTCAACGCCATGACGTCCATGCTCGAGCCCATGCTCATGGTTTTCCTCGGCGGCGTCGTCGGCGGGATGATCGTGGCGATGTACTTGCCGATATTCCAGATCGGCTCCATCGTCGGCTAG
- a CDS encoding DUF1178 family protein: MIIYDLTCDKKHKFEGWFKDLAAFEEQKAGKLITCPICGSSDVAMLPSSIAVMGRSRELKERKANLADVSPMKMLEMINDFVMKNFDDVGSRFAEVALKIHRGEEKRRNIRGVTTDKEEETLREEGVEFMKIPVPKFDS; encoded by the coding sequence GTGATCATCTACGATCTGACCTGTGACAAGAAACACAAGTTCGAGGGCTGGTTCAAGGACCTGGCCGCCTTCGAGGAGCAGAAGGCGGGGAAACTGATCACCTGTCCCATCTGCGGGAGTTCGGACGTGGCCATGCTTCCCTCCTCGATCGCCGTCATGGGCAGAAGCCGCGAACTCAAGGAGCGCAAGGCGAATCTGGCCGACGTCTCCCCGATGAAGATGCTGGAGATGATCAACGATTTTGTGATGAAGAATTTCGACGACGTGGGCAGCCGCTTTGCCGAGGTGGCCCTGAAGATCCACCGGGGTGAGGAAAAGAGGCGCAACATCCGGGGGGTCACGACGGACAAGGAGGAGGAGACGCTGCGCGAGGAGGGCGTGGAATTCATGAAGATACCCGTGCCCAAGTTCGACAGCTAG
- a CDS encoding cysteine--tRNA ligase — MKGRFEGILETIGNTPLVEIRKLNPNPNVKIFAKLESFNPGGSVKDRPALYMIERAEERGELTRDKIILEATSGNTGIGLALVAAAKGYRLCLTLSEAASEERKKILKALGAELRFTPAALGTDGAIEEAYELMRANPGKYFLVDQFNNPDNFAAHYHGTAVEIWEQTEGKVTMLVATLGTSGTAMGCAMRLKEYNPAIRIVGVEPYMGHKIQGLKNMKESYRPGIFDRGRLDETVHILDEDAFEMARRLLREEGIFAGMSCGAAMHVAVEKAKELDEGLIVVILPDSAERYLSTELFADKEKSTLRLYNVRTKQKEFFQPLRTDEVRMTTSGPSIHLVPHLGSYRRFVVSDLIARYLGFKGYRVRRTTNIVDLTDKTIAESERAGLEHGEFTKRALGEFLREAATLRIGPDVIYPTAQEHVDAMLAVAEKLVEKGYAYEKLRSVYFDISKFEDYGKLSNVDLAKVQTGKTSDLDEYEKDSPVDFTLLKRSTLAELKRGIYTKTRWGNVRPSWHLACAALSMKMLGDTFDIHASGSDIVFPHCENVLAIGKALTGRPPANYWVNTDLVMVEGKKMSRSLGNILTVADLVRQGYRGSEIRYFLLSSHYRKPLNFSPGAMETARNTVEKLNEFVQRLIHFTPGAGCPDTDQYVYDLRHRFAEAMDDDLNISAALAVLFGFVKRVSAPLARNAFSPKERDRILEALRSIDSVLAVMDFEEERLDEEAQRLIDLRNEHRRNRKWKEADEIRDRLLAMGVEIKDTPTGTAWKKK, encoded by the coding sequence ATGAAGGGACGATTCGAAGGGATTCTCGAGACGATCGGCAACACGCCTCTCGTCGAGATCCGGAAGCTTAACCCCAACCCCAACGTCAAAATCTTCGCCAAGCTCGAGAGCTTCAACCCCGGGGGGTCCGTGAAAGACCGGCCCGCCCTGTACATGATCGAGCGTGCCGAGGAGCGGGGCGAGCTCACGCGCGACAAGATCATCCTCGAGGCGACGAGCGGCAACACGGGGATCGGGCTCGCCCTGGTGGCCGCCGCCAAGGGCTACCGGCTGTGCCTCACCCTCTCCGAGGCGGCCAGCGAGGAACGCAAGAAGATCCTCAAGGCTCTCGGCGCGGAGCTCCGCTTCACCCCCGCCGCTTTGGGCACCGACGGCGCCATCGAGGAGGCCTACGAGCTGATGCGCGCCAACCCCGGGAAATACTTCCTGGTCGATCAATTCAACAACCCCGACAATTTCGCGGCCCACTACCACGGCACGGCCGTGGAGATCTGGGAGCAGACCGAGGGCAAGGTCACGATGCTCGTGGCCACCCTGGGCACGTCGGGCACGGCCATGGGCTGCGCGATGCGCCTCAAGGAATACAACCCCGCCATCCGGATCGTCGGCGTCGAGCCCTACATGGGCCACAAGATCCAGGGTCTCAAGAACATGAAGGAGTCTTACCGCCCGGGCATCTTCGACCGGGGCCGCCTCGATGAGACGGTGCACATCCTCGACGAGGACGCCTTCGAGATGGCCCGCAGGCTGCTGCGCGAGGAGGGGATTTTCGCCGGGATGAGCTGCGGGGCGGCCATGCACGTGGCCGTCGAGAAGGCGAAGGAGCTCGACGAGGGTCTCATCGTCGTCATCCTGCCCGACAGCGCCGAGCGCTATCTCTCGACGGAGCTCTTCGCCGACAAGGAGAAGTCGACGCTGCGGCTCTACAACGTCCGCACGAAGCAGAAGGAGTTCTTCCAGCCCCTCCGCACCGACGAGGTCCGGATGACCACCTCCGGGCCCTCGATCCACCTCGTTCCCCACCTGGGCAGCTACCGGCGCTTCGTCGTCTCGGACCTCATCGCCCGGTACCTGGGGTTCAAGGGCTACCGGGTCAGGCGCACGACCAACATCGTCGACCTGACGGACAAGACGATCGCCGAGTCGGAGCGGGCGGGCCTGGAGCACGGCGAGTTCACGAAGAGAGCCCTCGGCGAATTCCTGCGCGAGGCCGCCACGCTGCGGATCGGCCCCGACGTCATCTACCCGACCGCGCAGGAACACGTGGACGCCATGCTGGCCGTCGCGGAGAAGCTCGTGGAGAAAGGCTACGCCTACGAGAAGCTGCGTTCCGTCTATTTCGACATCTCGAAGTTCGAGGACTACGGCAAGCTCTCCAACGTGGACCTCGCCAAGGTTCAGACCGGCAAGACCTCGGATCTCGACGAGTACGAGAAGGACAGCCCTGTCGATTTCACGCTGCTCAAGCGCTCGACGCTGGCGGAGCTCAAGCGGGGGATCTACACGAAGACCCGCTGGGGAAACGTGCGACCGAGCTGGCACCTGGCCTGCGCGGCCCTGTCCATGAAGATGCTCGGCGACACCTTCGACATCCACGCCAGCGGCTCCGACATCGTGTTCCCGCACTGCGAGAACGTGCTGGCCATCGGCAAGGCCCTGACGGGCAGGCCCCCGGCGAACTACTGGGTCAACACGGATCTCGTGATGGTCGAGGGCAAGAAGATGTCGCGCTCGCTGGGCAACATCCTCACCGTGGCGGACCTCGTCCGCCAGGGCTACCGGGGCAGCGAGATCCGCTACTTCCTCCTGTCGTCGCACTACCGCAAGCCGTTGAACTTCTCGCCCGGCGCGATGGAGACGGCGAGAAACACCGTCGAGAAGCTCAACGAGTTCGTCCAGCGGCTCATTCACTTCACGCCCGGCGCGGGGTGCCCCGACACGGACCAGTACGTCTACGACCTGCGGCACCGGTTTGCCGAGGCGATGGACGATGACCTGAACATCTCCGCGGCCCTGGCCGTCCTGTTCGGCTTCGTCAAGCGGGTGAGCGCGCCGCTGGCCCGCAATGCCTTCAGCCCGAAGGAGAGAGACCGGATCCTCGAGGCCCTCCGGTCGATCGATTCGGTGCTCGCCGTCATGGACTTCGAGGAGGAGCGGCTCGACGAGGAGGCGCAGCGTCTCATCGATTTGCGCAACGAGCACAGGCGGAACCGGAAGTGGAAAGAGGCCGACGAGATCCGTGACCGGCTGCTCGCGATGGGCGTGGAGATCAAGGACACGCCCACGGGGACAGCGTGGAAGAAGAAGTAG
- a CDS encoding LysM peptidoglycan-binding domain-containing protein, whose product MTDEEKKQGADAWDATQWHVVAKGETLSKIAQKYYGDPNLYMKIFEANKDVLKNPDLIKIGQKLRIP is encoded by the coding sequence ATGACGGACGAGGAGAAAAAGCAGGGCGCCGATGCGTGGGATGCCACGCAGTGGCACGTCGTGGCAAAGGGGGAGACACTGTCCAAGATAGCCCAAAAGTACTATGGCGACCCCAATTTGTACATGAAGATCTTCGAGGCGAACAAGGACGTTCTCAAGAACCCCGATCTGATCAAGATCGGACAGAAATTACGGATTCCCTGA
- a CDS encoding transposase family protein translates to MTPDKRFVPVCHHCGTKGATVHSWTGRSVRDLDMAGTRVWLDCRYRKLYCAGCRRIVIEGLDLFDPYLRITRRLAAYIHALCRWMTVQDVAGPWAWTGRRSRPPTSSCWRPATGSPIIRASASWRSTRSPSARATAT, encoded by the coding sequence GTGACACCCGACAAGCGTTTTGTGCCCGTGTGCCATCACTGCGGCACGAAGGGCGCCACGGTTCACAGCTGGACGGGCCGTTCGGTCCGGGACCTGGACATGGCCGGCACCCGGGTGTGGCTCGATTGCCGCTACCGCAAACTCTACTGCGCCGGCTGCCGACGGATCGTGATCGAGGGGCTGGATCTGTTTGACCCCTATCTGCGCATCACGAGGCGGCTGGCCGCATACATCCACGCGCTGTGCCGGTGGATGACGGTCCAAGATGTCGCGGGGCCCTGGGCCTGGACTGGAAGACGGTCAAGGCCGCCGACAAGCTCTTGTTGGAGGCCCGCTACGGGCAGCCCGATTATACGGGCCTCCGCATCCTGGCGGTCGACGAGATCTCCATCCGCAAGGGCCACCGCTACCTGA
- a CDS encoding endonuclease III: MKDGDIHKMMRLLERELEQFGLPPVSALAAEAVVDPFKILVSTIISARTKDEVTGPATERLFALADSPDTMQRLPEEKIEKAIFPAGFYRTKAKAIRKASREIVERFGSRVPDSIEALLTLPGVGRKTANLVVTLAHSKAGICVDTHVHRITNRWGYVRTKTPRETEQALRAKLPRRHWTAINTLLVMHGQNICRPVSPFCSRCPVRKYCDRIGVTSSR; this comes from the coding sequence ATGAAAGATGGAGACATTCACAAGATGATGCGGCTGCTCGAGCGGGAGCTCGAGCAATTCGGCCTGCCGCCGGTGTCGGCCTTGGCCGCGGAGGCCGTCGTCGACCCGTTCAAGATCCTCGTCTCCACGATCATCAGCGCGCGGACGAAGGACGAGGTTACGGGGCCCGCCACGGAGCGGCTCTTCGCGCTGGCCGACTCGCCGGATACAATGCAGCGCCTGCCGGAAGAAAAAATCGAGAAGGCCATCTTCCCCGCCGGCTTCTACCGCACGAAGGCGAAGGCCATCCGGAAGGCGTCAAGGGAGATCGTCGAGCGGTTCGGCTCCCGCGTGCCCGACTCGATCGAGGCGCTGCTCACGCTACCCGGGGTCGGTCGGAAGACGGCGAACCTCGTCGTGACGCTCGCCCACAGCAAGGCCGGCATCTGCGTCGACACCCACGTCCACCGGATCACGAACCGCTGGGGCTACGTCAGGACGAAAACCCCCCGCGAGACGGAGCAGGCCCTGCGGGCCAAACTGCCGAGGAGGCACTGGACCGCCATCAACACGCTCCTGGTCATGCACGGCCAGAACATCTGCAGGCCCGTGTCACCCTTCTGCAGCCGCTGCCCCGTGCGCAAGTACTGCGACCGCATCGGCGTGACGAGTAGCCGTTGA
- a CDS encoding formate dehydrogenase accessory protein FdhE codes for MAKGLQETLQVIERHKTTNPQYSELLDILGEILILREEHRKRITKSIFPIDEGHIAAKLQGGLPLVDFSSAKLDLQEPKKFFLALLEIGKRRNPAETEQILKDLRDGTLDYEAMVYDSFASEGEETAAGQTDDDTIDLLKFFVEESLRPSLEFITDLYGKRIAQIGWNEGYCPVCGRMPKIGHLVDKEGKRHLFCSQCGFEWRFRRVKCPFCGNEEQQTLSYFTVEGDERYRVDVCDVCKHYIKTLDFRNAGEEAILDVEDVATLHLDMLAHEEGYN; via the coding sequence ATGGCCAAGGGATTACAGGAAACGCTGCAAGTCATCGAGCGCCACAAGACCACGAACCCCCAGTACAGCGAACTGCTGGACATCCTCGGGGAGATCCTCATTCTCCGCGAGGAGCACCGCAAGAGGATCACGAAGAGCATCTTTCCCATCGACGAGGGTCACATCGCGGCCAAGCTCCAGGGCGGGCTCCCCCTGGTCGATTTCTCCTCCGCAAAGCTCGACCTCCAGGAGCCGAAGAAATTCTTTCTCGCGCTGCTCGAGATCGGCAAGAGGCGCAACCCCGCCGAGACCGAACAGATCCTGAAGGATCTCAGGGATGGGACGCTCGACTACGAGGCGATGGTCTACGACTCCTTCGCCTCCGAGGGCGAGGAAACCGCGGCGGGGCAGACGGACGACGACACCATCGATCTGCTGAAGTTCTTCGTCGAGGAGAGCCTGCGCCCGTCGCTGGAATTCATCACCGACCTCTACGGCAAGAGGATCGCGCAAATCGGGTGGAACGAGGGGTACTGCCCCGTCTGCGGGAGGATGCCTAAGATCGGTCATCTCGTGGACAAGGAGGGCAAGCGGCACCTGTTCTGCAGCCAGTGCGGCTTCGAGTGGCGGTTCAGGCGCGTGAAATGCCCCTTCTGCGGAAACGAGGAGCAGCAGACGCTGTCGTATTTCACCGTCGAGGGCGACGAGCGCTACCGCGTCGACGTCTGCGACGTCTGCAAGCACTACATCAAGACCCTGGATTTCCGCAACGCGGGCGAGGAGGCCATCCTGGACGTGGAGGATGTGGCGACCTTGCACCTGGACATGCTGGCCCACGAAGAAGGCTACAATTGA